One Aegilops tauschii subsp. strangulata cultivar AL8/78 chromosome 7, Aet v6.0, whole genome shotgun sequence genomic window carries:
- the LOC109777500 gene encoding BTB/POZ and MATH domain-containing protein 3-like, with translation MSNTAASAVASRSGDEPSLTASSIVAKVVGSHILRIDGYSYTKELGTSITSEMFTVGGHRWCLRYYPDGNGKNYSDWISVFLRLDHTNVNEVKAKFRISLLDQDGNPVPSYSRQSGTCTFSLKQGANNAEWGCFDFIKRSNLEGSVYLNDDVFSVRCDVTVVNTKAIPVPAVRRSV, from the coding sequence ATGTCCAACACTGCAGCGTCTGCTGTCGCTTCTAGAAGCGGCGACGAGCCGTCGCTCACTGCGTCGTCTATCGTCGCCAAAGTCGTTGGGTCGCACATCCTCCGCATCGACGGCTACTCCTACACCAAGGAGCTCGGCACATCCATCACGTCCGAGATGTTTACCGTCGGGGGGCATCGTTGGTGTCTGAGATACTACCCTGACGGTAACGGCAAAAACTACTCAGACTGGATATCCGTCTTCCTTCGTCTTGATCACACTAATGTTAATGAGGTCAAAGCCAAATTCAGAATTAGCTTGCTCGACCAGGACGGTAATCCCGTGCCGTCTTACAGCCGTCAGAGCGGGACGTGCACCTTCTCCTTGAAACAAGGGGCTAATAATGCTGAGTGGGGCTGCTTTGATTTCATCAAGAGGAGCAATCTGGAGGGGTCGGTTTACCTGAATGACGATGTTTTCAGTGTCAGGTGCGATGTCACCGTGGTAAACACCAAGGCCATCCCTGTCCCCGCAGTTCGCCGTAGCGTTTGA
- the LOC109777499 gene encoding uncharacterized protein — MGGSSHRRSASPEYELDAFEFFRLGTSVSATRQRLPDTFMNMLGEDPPHNVKLRQAGGGVRRLWDVELVIEEGHMYLCRGWDKFYSAYDLRTGYFLLFRYDDNATMLIMKVFNMTMCRMRYADDEDASNGSSSSDTGYSQSSSDSGFSESSSDSSSSKDSKKDDPDWSGGEEEQSGDEELQDDDGHQAEDDLALVVADQGQEMVVADHGQEMVVAEDDLAMVVPVLPEGGLAMVVVPDNDHAPVVAPAIPQLGDMTTPIVVEVYIPQLPPPPRRSWRIRLRKEKEKNNEN, encoded by the exons atggggggaagcagccaccgccgctctgcctcaccggagtacgagttggatgctttcgagttcttcagacttgggacttcagtatcagccacgaggcag aggctgcctgacacttttatgaacatgctgggtgaagatccgccacataatgtgaagctccgacaggccggcggcggggttcgcaggctgtgggacgtggagttggtgatcgaggagggccacatgtacctgtgccgtggctgggacaagttctacagtgcctacgacctgcggaccgggtactttcttctcttcaggtacgacgataACGCCACAATGCTCATCATGAAGGTTTTCAACatgactatgtgtcgcatgcgctacgctgacgacgaagatgcca gcaatgggagcagcagcagcgacactggctacagccaaagcagcagcgattctggctttagcgaaagcagcagcgattctagcagtagcaaagacagcaagaaggatgatccggactggagtgggggagaagaggagcagagtggggatgaggagctgcaggatgacgatgggcatcaggctgaggatgacctagcgctggtggtggctgaccaagggcaagagatggtggtggctgaccatgggcaagagatggtggtggctgaggatgacctagcgatggtcgtgcccgtcctgcctgaaggtggcctcgcgatggtggtggtgcctgacaatgaccacgcaccggtggtggcgccggcgatcccacagctgggcgacatgaccacgccaattgtggtagaagtctacatcccacagctgcctccaccgcctcgccgctcttggcgcatcaggctgaggaaggagaaggagaagaacaatgagaactga